Proteins from a genomic interval of Paenibacillus lentus:
- a CDS encoding DUF1634 domain-containing protein translates to MSEQQQQAKHQERTAEVEIAVSKMLRIGIVLAGLVIVVGLILFLVTGDSGYPEDTFPTSLPDIFQGVLQLKSVAIIEVGLILLILTPVFRVFVSMLAFIHEKDYRFVVISIFVLIILAISFVLGKVGT, encoded by the coding sequence ATGTCGGAACAGCAACAGCAAGCAAAACATCAGGAGCGGACAGCCGAAGTTGAAATCGCCGTCAGCAAAATGCTGCGAATCGGCATCGTTCTGGCCGGCCTAGTTATCGTTGTCGGCCTTATTCTATTTCTCGTCACGGGGGACAGCGGCTATCCCGAGGATACCTTTCCAACGAGTCTGCCCGACATATTCCAAGGCGTGCTCCAACTGAAGTCCGTAGCTATTATCGAAGTTGGCTTAATCCTACTCATTTTGACCCCTGTATTTCGCGTATTCGTCTCAATGCTCGCGTTCATCCACGAGAAGGATTACCGGTTCGTGGTTATTTCGATTTTCGTCCTGATTATTTTAGCTATCAGCTTTGTGCTGGGCAAGGTTGGAACCTAG
- a CDS encoding NAD(P)-dependent oxidoreductase: protein MKILIFGGTGTIGKAILAEALRRGHEVTAVVRNTVKLEGLEDQEGLHLLQGDILMPESIAKAVEGRDLVISAYGPKFGEEDELPEAARSLVEGVKRGGVRRLIVVGGAGGLEVEPGVLLMDTPEFPEEIRPLARAHDEAYQVYKASDLLWTVLSPAAVIEPGKRTGQFRIGTNRLVTDERDQSRISIEDYAVALLDEAEDPQFPGARFTVAY, encoded by the coding sequence TTGAAAATCTTAATTTTTGGTGGCACGGGTACGATCGGAAAAGCTATTTTGGCAGAGGCGCTGCGGCGGGGGCATGAGGTAACCGCGGTTGTCCGCAATACCGTTAAGCTGGAAGGTTTGGAAGACCAAGAGGGGCTTCATCTGCTCCAGGGAGATATTTTAATGCCCGAATCGATTGCGAAGGCGGTGGAAGGCAGGGATCTCGTTATTAGTGCATACGGGCCCAAGTTTGGAGAGGAGGATGAGCTTCCAGAAGCAGCTCGCTCCTTGGTCGAGGGTGTGAAGCGCGGCGGAGTGCGCCGGTTAATCGTGGTTGGCGGGGCCGGAGGGCTGGAAGTGGAGCCTGGCGTTTTGCTGATGGATACCCCCGAATTCCCGGAAGAGATCCGTCCTTTAGCGCGAGCTCATGATGAAGCCTACCAAGTATATAAAGCATCTGATTTGCTGTGGACGGTATTGAGTCCAGCAGCAGTCATCGAGCCGGGCAAACGCACGGGGCAGTTTCGAATCGGTACGAATCGGCTGGTTACGGATGAGAGGGATCAGAGCCGCATCTCCATCGAGGATTACGCCGTAGCCTTGCTGGATGAAGCGGAGGATCCGCAGTTCCCTGGAGCCCGTTTTACAGTCGCTTATTAG
- a CDS encoding SDR family oxidoreductase codes for MPPYPTNNENPVYPYYAKETVCKEQPIAFPPQHQPFQPGLESFMSPKPISENPNYRGSCKLKGKVAIITGGDSGIGRATAIAFAKEGADVVIPYLWETSDAMETKARVEALGQCCLPIQIDLRFKRNCETVVHETISAFGRLDILVNNHGVQYPQNSIVDISEQQLYQTFQTNIFPFFFMVQAALPHLRRGSSIINTTSITAYKGHKTLIDYSSTKGAIVSFTRSLSLSLIDYGIRVNAVAPGSTWTPLIPSSYSAEKVAVFGTDAPIERAAQPYELAPAYVYLASDDSSYVTGEVMHVNGGAMVTT; via the coding sequence ATGCCCCCTTATCCAACAAATAATGAAAATCCTGTTTACCCGTATTACGCCAAAGAAACGGTATGCAAAGAACAGCCTATAGCCTTCCCGCCTCAGCATCAGCCTTTTCAACCGGGATTGGAAAGCTTCATGAGCCCTAAGCCGATCTCAGAGAATCCAAATTACCGCGGTAGTTGTAAGCTTAAAGGCAAGGTTGCAATTATTACGGGCGGAGACAGCGGTATTGGCCGGGCTACGGCGATCGCTTTCGCCAAAGAGGGTGCAGACGTCGTTATCCCCTATTTGTGGGAAACCTCGGACGCCATGGAGACCAAAGCTCGTGTGGAGGCGCTCGGACAATGCTGCCTGCCCATCCAAATCGATCTTCGTTTCAAAAGAAATTGCGAAACCGTCGTGCATGAGACGATCTCTGCTTTTGGCCGTCTCGACATTTTGGTCAACAATCATGGCGTACAGTATCCTCAGAACAGCATCGTTGATATTTCCGAGCAACAGCTGTACCAGACCTTTCAAACGAATATATTCCCGTTTTTTTTCATGGTTCAGGCAGCACTGCCCCATTTGCGCCGTGGAAGTTCGATAATCAATACCACCTCCATTACAGCTTATAAAGGACATAAGACGCTGATCGACTATTCCTCTACAAAAGGAGCCATTGTCTCATTCACCCGCTCCCTGTCGCTCTCGCTCATCGATTACGGCATTCGTGTAAACGCCGTTGCACCCGGCTCAACCTGGACGCCTCTCATTCCCTCCAGCTATAGCGCCGAAAAAGTAGCCGTATTTGGCACCGATGCGCCGATTGAGCGGGCAGCACAGCCCTATGAGCTCGCTCCTGCTTATGTTTATTTGGCGAGCGATGATTCCAGCTACGTTACCGGCGAAGTTATGCACGTAAACGGCGGTGCCATGGTTACAACGTAA
- a CDS encoding NAD(P)H-hydrate dehydratase: MQMVTSEQMREIDDYTIKTLGIPSMVLMENAGRVIAEEVLAYCRVRSGNEQQGSAEVADPSVVRQEAIRWELAERERSRGERWLILIGKGNNGGDGLVCARHLMDAGVRVHLLYVEPPESLRGDAAAQHAIAEALGLPRSVYTPGEADIFSGFTGIVDALLGTGAKGAPRGAYASLIRAANGSGLPIVAADIPSGLDADTGGVHDPCIRARRTVSLAFLKAGLTQYPGAEAAGEVVVRYIGIPPVLPRHVPGAGQVLSEASLRSELGIGLDRPRRADGHKGTHGHVLLAAGSLPMSGAALLSAKAALRAGCGLATWALPAALLPHAAGAVPELMTAPIPDDGNGAWSEAAADEVLRLMQARDVLAVGPGLGRFPGEAGFLRALWEGIPRPLVVDADALNILAAAGGLAAWQRRAAATVLTPHPGEMARLAGLSTAEVQRDRLGFARRFAEQHGVTLVLKGARTVVADPDGRVFVNTTGHPGMATGGSGDVLTGIIASWLAQGLNGIQAAALGVYLHGLAGERAASARWTSGSLLAGDIVEAL; encoded by the coding sequence ATGCAGATGGTAACTTCTGAACAGATGAGGGAGATCGACGATTATACGATAAAAACGCTGGGCATTCCCTCGATGGTTTTAATGGAAAACGCCGGGCGAGTCATTGCGGAGGAGGTGCTTGCTTATTGCCGTGTTCGATCCGGAAATGAGCAGCAAGGTTCGGCGGAGGTGGCTGACCCGAGCGTCGTTCGTCAGGAGGCTATTCGTTGGGAATTGGCCGAGCGGGAGAGATCTCGGGGGGAACGCTGGCTTATCCTAATTGGAAAAGGCAACAACGGCGGTGACGGGCTGGTCTGTGCCCGTCATCTGATGGACGCGGGGGTGCGCGTCCATCTGCTCTATGTGGAGCCGCCGGAATCGCTTCGCGGTGATGCGGCGGCGCAGCATGCGATCGCGGAAGCGCTTGGGCTGCCGCGATCAGTGTACACGCCCGGTGAAGCCGATATTTTCTCCGGCTTCACCGGGATCGTCGACGCGCTGCTCGGTACAGGCGCGAAGGGGGCTCCGCGAGGGGCTTACGCTTCCCTTATCCGCGCAGCAAATGGAAGCGGTCTGCCGATCGTTGCGGCAGATATACCGAGCGGCTTGGACGCCGATACGGGCGGTGTGCACGACCCGTGCATCCGGGCCCGGAGGACGGTCAGCCTGGCCTTCTTGAAGGCGGGGCTGACCCAGTATCCGGGAGCTGAGGCTGCGGGGGAAGTGGTGGTGCGTTATATCGGCATTCCGCCTGTCCTGCCTCGGCATGTGCCCGGTGCAGGGCAGGTTTTGTCCGAGGCCTCGTTGCGGAGCGAGCTCGGCATCGGGTTAGACCGTCCTCGCAGGGCGGACGGTCACAAGGGCACGCACGGGCACGTGCTGCTGGCCGCAGGCAGCCTGCCGATGAGCGGCGCTGCGCTGCTCTCGGCCAAGGCCGCGCTTCGCGCCGGCTGCGGGCTGGCCACGTGGGCGCTGCCAGCCGCGCTGCTGCCGCATGCGGCCGGCGCCGTGCCCGAGCTCATGACCGCCCCGATTCCCGATGACGGGAACGGGGCGTGGAGCGAGGCCGCCGCGGACGAAGTGCTGCGGCTTATGCAGGCGCGCGATGTGCTCGCCGTCGGCCCGGGGCTGGGCCGATTTCCGGGCGAGGCGGGCTTCCTGCGCGCGCTTTGGGAGGGCATCCCCCGTCCACTTGTCGTGGACGCGGATGCCCTGAACATTCTCGCTGCGGCCGGAGGCCTTGCAGCGTGGCAGCGCCGGGCTGCGGCGACGGTGCTGACGCCGCATCCCGGCGAAATGGCCCGGCTCGCCGGGCTGAGCACGGCCGAGGTGCAGCGGGATCGGCTCGGCTTCGCGCGCCGATTCGCCGAGCAGCACGGCGTGACGCTGGTGTTGAAGGGAGCCCGCACGGTCGTTGCGGACCCCGACGGCCGCGTCTTTGTCAACACCACTGGTCACCCCGGGATGGCGACCGGAGGGAGCGGCGATGTGCTCACGGGCATCATCGCCTCATGGCTTGCCCAAGGCCTGAACGGAATTCAAGCCGCTGCGCTCGGCGTATATCTGCACGGCCTTGCTGGAGAGCGCGCCGCTTCGGCGCGATGGACGTCCGGCTCCTTGCTTGCCGGGGATATTGTTGAGGCGCTCTAG
- a CDS encoding sulfite exporter TauE/SafE family protein, with protein MTAIVIEIFLIAILAGIVGSILGLGGGIVVTPALTLLFGVDINHAIGASLISVIATSSGSAVAYIRDRITNVRVGMFLEIATTVGAITGAFLAALIAPNFLYFIFALLLLYSAYAMVKKGKEEIPVNVPQHPVAEKLGLGGEYYDKALGRKITYNVDRVYEGFGVMYGAGVVSGLLGIGSGSFKVMAMDVFMKMPLKVSTATSNFMMGVTAAASAGIYFLRGDIIPVISAPVALGVLVGATIGARIMQRLKSKTIRKLFIPIMIYIAFQMIYQGWRG; from the coding sequence TTGACTGCCATTGTTATTGAAATTTTTTTGATCGCCATTTTGGCGGGAATTGTTGGCTCCATTCTTGGGCTAGGTGGCGGAATCGTCGTAACTCCGGCGCTAACCCTGCTATTCGGCGTGGACATTAATCATGCAATCGGAGCGAGTCTGATTTCGGTTATCGCGACCTCTAGCGGCTCGGCCGTTGCTTACATAAGGGATCGGATTACCAATGTGAGGGTAGGCATGTTCCTGGAGATTGCCACAACGGTCGGGGCGATAACGGGAGCGTTCCTAGCTGCGTTAATTGCACCGAATTTCTTATACTTCATATTTGCCCTGCTGCTGCTTTATTCAGCGTATGCGATGGTGAAGAAGGGCAAGGAGGAAATCCCTGTTAACGTTCCGCAGCATCCGGTAGCCGAGAAGCTGGGGCTAGGCGGAGAATACTATGATAAAGCGCTGGGCCGAAAAATTACTTATAACGTAGACCGGGTATACGAAGGCTTTGGCGTCATGTACGGGGCTGGTGTGGTTTCCGGACTGCTGGGAATCGGTAGTGGCAGCTTCAAAGTTATGGCAATGGACGTTTTTATGAAAATGCCGCTCAAAGTGTCCACAGCGACGAGCAACTTCATGATGGGCGTCACCGCTGCTGCCAGTGCGGGAATCTATTTCCTGCGCGGTGACATTATCCCCGTCATTTCAGCGCCAGTCGCTCTCGGCGTATTGGTCGGGGCAACGATCGGGGCGAGAATTATGCAGCGGCTAAAAAGCAAAACGATCCGCAAGCTTTTTATCCCCATCATGATCTACATCGCCTTCCAAATGATATACCAGGGATGGAGGGGTTGA
- a CDS encoding GNAT family N-acetyltransferase, with translation MEQEQVRVVREVPDAGDYAVLRKQAGLSPRSEQGIKIGLSNSLFAVSLYAGNEGKELVGMGRVVGDGGCFLQIVDIAVRPDYQGQGLGKLIMDELMNDLKNEAPDEAYVSLIADRPADKLYLKYGFRYTAPESLGMYLRIKKKR, from the coding sequence ATGGAACAGGAGCAAGTTCGTGTTGTCAGAGAAGTTCCGGATGCTGGAGATTATGCCGTACTGAGGAAGCAAGCAGGACTGAGTCCGAGAAGTGAGCAGGGGATAAAAATCGGGTTGAGCAACTCACTTTTTGCGGTGTCACTATATGCTGGCAATGAAGGAAAGGAGCTTGTCGGCATGGGGCGAGTGGTCGGCGACGGGGGTTGTTTCCTGCAAATTGTGGATATCGCCGTGCGTCCAGATTATCAGGGACAAGGGCTTGGGAAGCTCATTATGGATGAGCTTATGAATGATTTGAAGAACGAGGCGCCAGATGAGGCTTATGTCAGTCTGATCGCTGATCGGCCGGCTGACAAGCTTTATTTGAAATATGGCTTTCGGTATACGGCGCCCGAGTCTCTGGGCATGTATTTGAGAATTAAGAAAAAAAGATGA
- a CDS encoding tubulin-like doman-containing protein, translating to MKPIVREHIQQLDVSLGGGIVSDKIRVDTIDNPILIIGLGGTGIDALLRLKYQINRRFKLPEDPLSKKKRDKPDNVEFLAFETNEQDRTKRYKGIGLDPINEFVLLSNPEIGGLLQNRSILEPYITDWLSPELSITDGMNGAAGVRQAGRLLLFTKINQVVQAIDKKIKTLSVGTNKKLMVFLLTGLSGGTGSGCFLDIAYIVRGIIERDHGSAGIDRVNTLGYLFTPDINLSNKSLSEHTREYIKKNGYAALKELDYWMNVDSRGERFKQQYGNILTVNSPLPPFNLCHLISATNTEGKLLENAYDYCMNVTAENITNFMASEEKQSGEEFAIHDYISNIRTNIAQMNKVYPANYEYNIIGASSAVLPIEEMTTYLAYRLFGKMEKMFQQGPSQEDVEKFARKLGIDLESMIKTFESRVPEPLPGYENSERLSYANVVKSQVVNMDTELEQTFLARAREEYIKAKKQLPGEVLEQFSDQIRRLFLHPEQGPFYVSRLIYTEKGFCLLKMLLSYIETLRENLLRIPRDIEAAQDQAHEKLGDAKSAFVSKEKKKNAYIEAKIHEYWLHADVERTEQMIEFYEDLYQLLNQENNRIYSVFTEILNALSSIFSKNGDILTSGEEQVDHKGNKTYYWNIVSVPDISKVVSGIMDQKDVDDLIRDFSLELLNNSNQWVKEQEIDIVSSISDFLTEKFGDLITKSMEDFLVIKYGQDESIEKFVERFIASKLDEEAVPVFHLSNSTGNLHFPSWGFVSVPVQAPSILKGIRNYQNNAVGKSHFTVKESEVKNRIFWLNTRNGVPLFVYTPLKVYEESYERTILDKEGIGRHLVQTDKNNWTYLPSPIPEKSWGDTYTNSRVQSYNARVREEFAKALELKVIVEKDVDHNTSNRYSVVFTKSFDLKSKLDAYDMRLEAPKPNLGEVKRAVVELRRLLAEGLPQEGDKDIFGSINEELAKENLIRSPELIARVRQEIAKYDEIAAMAAKLDAVLEQHQDEEKWLEQFIEALYTETITKKGALYVYDRDPEEEAWEPFANLMKSRNYVEYEVFTHFRGLDEKNRSVLMRKAARRDAELTATEDIQPLLQTLDELAERFQEGRDSLEYEKVELANGEEMYQFYKQVATKLNDIRRRLK from the coding sequence ATGAAACCGATAGTCAGAGAGCATATTCAGCAACTGGACGTGTCACTAGGTGGAGGCATCGTCAGCGACAAAATCCGCGTCGATACGATCGACAATCCGATTCTCATCATTGGACTTGGCGGCACGGGGATCGATGCTTTGCTTCGTTTGAAATATCAGATTAACCGCCGCTTTAAGCTGCCGGAGGATCCGTTGTCCAAGAAGAAGCGCGACAAACCCGACAATGTGGAGTTTCTGGCGTTTGAGACGAACGAACAGGATCGCACAAAGCGTTACAAAGGAATCGGACTCGACCCGATCAATGAATTTGTTCTGCTGTCCAATCCGGAAATCGGGGGGCTCTTGCAGAACCGCAGTATTTTGGAGCCGTACATTACGGATTGGCTCTCCCCGGAGCTCAGCATTACGGATGGCATGAACGGGGCGGCGGGTGTACGGCAGGCGGGACGGCTGCTGCTATTCACGAAGATCAATCAAGTCGTGCAGGCGATTGACAAGAAAATCAAAACGCTATCCGTAGGCACGAACAAGAAGCTGATGGTGTTCTTATTGACTGGTCTGTCAGGCGGGACGGGAAGCGGCTGCTTCCTCGACATCGCTTATATCGTGCGCGGCATCATCGAGCGCGATCATGGCTCGGCAGGGATCGACCGGGTGAATACGCTTGGTTATTTGTTCACGCCGGACATCAATCTGTCCAACAAGAGTCTGAGCGAGCATACGCGCGAGTACATCAAGAAGAACGGCTATGCGGCGCTGAAAGAGCTCGACTATTGGATGAACGTGGACAGCCGCGGAGAGCGGTTCAAACAGCAGTACGGCAACATTCTGACCGTCAATTCTCCATTGCCGCCGTTTAATTTATGCCATCTTATTTCGGCAACGAATACTGAGGGCAAGCTGTTGGAGAACGCCTATGACTACTGCATGAACGTGACCGCAGAGAACATTACGAACTTCATGGCAAGCGAGGAGAAGCAGTCCGGCGAGGAATTCGCAATCCACGACTATATCAGCAATATTCGCACAAATATTGCGCAAATGAACAAGGTGTACCCGGCGAACTATGAATACAACATTATTGGGGCATCCTCCGCGGTGCTGCCGATTGAGGAAATGACCACGTATTTGGCGTATCGTCTGTTCGGTAAAATGGAGAAAATGTTTCAGCAGGGGCCGAGCCAGGAAGACGTTGAGAAATTTGCCCGCAAGCTGGGGATCGATCTTGAGAGTATGATTAAGACGTTCGAGTCCCGCGTTCCTGAGCCGCTGCCCGGCTACGAGAACAGCGAGCGGTTAAGCTACGCGAATGTAGTCAAATCCCAGGTCGTGAACATGGATACGGAGCTGGAACAGACGTTCCTGGCTCGGGCAAGGGAAGAGTACATCAAAGCGAAGAAGCAGCTGCCCGGCGAGGTGCTGGAGCAGTTCAGCGACCAGATCCGCCGTCTGTTCCTGCATCCGGAGCAGGGACCGTTCTATGTGTCACGCCTGATTTATACGGAAAAAGGCTTTTGTCTGCTGAAGATGCTTCTCTCCTATATTGAGACGCTGCGCGAGAACCTGCTCCGCATTCCACGCGACATTGAGGCGGCGCAGGATCAAGCGCACGAGAAGCTGGGCGATGCGAAGAGTGCATTCGTGTCCAAGGAGAAGAAGAAGAACGCTTATATTGAAGCAAAGATCCATGAATATTGGCTGCATGCCGACGTTGAGCGCACAGAGCAAATGATTGAATTCTACGAGGATTTATACCAGCTGCTGAATCAGGAGAACAACCGGATTTACAGCGTCTTTACGGAAATCCTGAATGCGCTGAGCTCGATTTTCTCCAAGAACGGGGACATTCTAACGAGCGGCGAGGAGCAGGTCGACCATAAAGGCAACAAGACGTACTATTGGAATATCGTCAGCGTACCGGATATTTCCAAGGTCGTTAGCGGTATTATGGATCAGAAGGACGTTGACGACCTAATCCGCGACTTCTCCCTGGAGCTGCTGAACAATTCGAACCAGTGGGTGAAGGAGCAGGAGATCGATATCGTTAGCTCTATCTCTGACTTCCTGACCGAGAAATTTGGCGATCTGATTACGAAGTCGATGGAGGATTTCCTGGTCATCAAATACGGGCAGGATGAGTCGATCGAGAAGTTCGTCGAGCGCTTCATTGCCAGCAAGCTGGATGAGGAAGCCGTCCCGGTCTTCCATCTGTCCAACAGTACAGGCAACTTGCATTTCCCTTCCTGGGGCTTCGTATCGGTCCCGGTGCAGGCGCCAAGCATTCTCAAGGGGATTCGCAATTACCAGAACAATGCGGTCGGCAAATCTCATTTCACAGTTAAGGAAAGCGAAGTGAAGAACCGGATTTTCTGGCTGAATACGCGCAATGGTGTGCCATTGTTCGTCTATACGCCGCTGAAGGTATATGAAGAGAGCTACGAGCGGACGATTCTCGATAAGGAAGGGATTGGGCGTCATCTGGTTCAGACGGACAAGAACAACTGGACGTATCTGCCATCGCCGATTCCAGAGAAATCGTGGGGCGACACGTACACCAACTCTCGGGTGCAGAGCTACAATGCCCGCGTGCGTGAGGAGTTTGCCAAAGCGCTCGAGCTGAAGGTGATTGTGGAAAAAGACGTCGACCACAATACGAGCAACCGCTATTCGGTCGTATTTACGAAGTCGTTTGATTTGAAGAGCAAGCTGGACGCTTATGATATGCGCCTCGAGGCGCCGAAGCCGAACTTGGGCGAAGTGAAGCGTGCGGTGGTCGAGCTTAGACGTCTGTTGGCTGAAGGGCTGCCGCAGGAAGGCGATAAGGATATCTTCGGCAGCATTAACGAGGAACTGGCTAAAGAGAACCTGATTCGTTCTCCGGAGCTGATTGCCCGCGTGCGCCAGGAGATTGCCAAGTATGATGAGATTGCAGCTATGGCGGCTAAGCTGGATGCCGTGCTGGAGCAGCATCAGGATGAAGAAAAGTGGCTAGAGCAGTTCATTGAGGCGCTCTATACCGAAACGATTACGAAAAAAGGCGCGCTCTACGTCTATGACCGCGATCCTGAGGAAGAGGCATGGGAGCCGTTCGCCAATCTGATGAAGAGCCGTAATTATGTAGAATACGAGGTATTTACGCATTTCCGCGGCTTGGATGAGAAGAACCGCAGCGTGCTGATGCGCAAAGCAGCGCGTCGTGATGCAGAGCTGACAGCGACGGAGGATATCCAGCCGCTGCTGCAAACGCTGGATGAGCTGGCCGAACGATTCCAGGAGGGGCGGGACTCGCTGGAATATGAGAAGGTAGAGCTGGCGAACGGGGAAGAGATGTACCAGTTCTATAAGCAGGTCGCCACAAAGCTGAATGATATTCGCAGAAGGTTGAAATAA
- the ssuE gene encoding NADPH-dependent FMN reductase yields the protein MPKVTIINGSPTPGSRLTAIIELADELLQKQGFEVNHVNVGELPPEDLIHTKFESEAIVKANGLVAEADAIIVASPVYKASYTGVLKTFLDLVPQKGLAGKIILPLFIGGSLAHLLSIDYSLKPVLSALGARHILGGVYAVDAYIARTEQGGFEINEELVTRLEDNVAELVEETYRRVQFAELK from the coding sequence ATGCCAAAGGTGACAATTATTAACGGAAGTCCTACGCCCGGCTCCCGCTTGACGGCGATAATCGAGCTGGCCGATGAACTGCTGCAAAAGCAAGGTTTTGAGGTTAATCATGTGAATGTGGGCGAGCTTCCTCCAGAGGATCTCATCCATACGAAATTCGAAAGTGAAGCGATCGTGAAGGCGAACGGACTAGTCGCTGAAGCGGATGCGATCATCGTTGCCAGCCCGGTGTACAAAGCATCATATACGGGAGTGTTGAAGACATTCCTGGATCTCGTCCCGCAAAAAGGCCTAGCTGGCAAAATTATTTTGCCGCTATTTATCGGTGGCAGCCTGGCGCACCTGCTGTCTATTGACTATTCGCTTAAACCAGTGCTATCGGCGCTTGGTGCACGTCATATTCTAGGTGGGGTTTATGCGGTGGATGCTTATATCGCTCGTACGGAGCAGGGCGGCTTCGAGATCAATGAGGAGTTGGTCACCAGATTGGAAGATAATGTTGCAGAGCTAGTCGAGGAAACATATCGACGCGTTCAATTTGCGGAGCTGAAATAA
- a CDS encoding vWA domain-containing protein has translation MQKRYKQSLSILTAFMVFWLLVSTLGSEIYGAAPAAQGSQPGSRIDAVLVVDVSNSMKTSDANKVGNEAMKMFIDMLSAQGDKVGIIAFTDKVQREKALLEIKTPEDKQDLKDFIDGLDRGPYTDIAVGVKEAVKVLQKSADPNHEPMIVLLADGNNDFNKSSGRTQSASDQELSKAVEEAKDAGIPIYTIGLNADGKLNKAPLEELANQTGAKAFSTSSADDLPRILSEIFASHLKLKIVPIQTMTGTGSFQEVTVNVPNANVIEANISIMSAKPVETELVNPAGDKVAVPSDEVLLSKSKSYSLIKLLNPAEGDWKLRVKGASKDKIDINLVFNYDLELEMEPITAGSYKPGDKVQIGAYLTSNGQKLQTAELYKNMNAVLLAKDMDSGQTEEIKLNNTGDKFEGTFEIPEAHDYELKVRAEERSFYRESEPLTISAKAASGGAAATKPTTPAVDEEKKPFPWLTVVISAIAAAVLAAAAYFIAAAVKKANRRFVGQIVIEIRDENTHEKSFPQYKKLNAFKGKFNLHQLLQLAPELKETEKVVFTPAKADRILLRNGSAAPVEKSGRVVDASAGLELKSGDRITLPLQHIDKTIFIEYLV, from the coding sequence ATGCAGAAGCGTTACAAGCAATCTTTAAGTATATTAACGGCTTTCATGGTCTTTTGGTTACTCGTTTCTACGCTAGGCTCCGAGATTTACGGGGCTGCGCCTGCCGCGCAGGGGAGTCAGCCAGGCTCGCGCATTGATGCGGTACTCGTTGTCGACGTGAGTAATTCCATGAAGACGAGCGATGCGAATAAAGTCGGCAATGAAGCGATGAAGATGTTCATCGATATGCTGTCCGCTCAAGGCGATAAGGTGGGAATTATTGCTTTCACCGACAAAGTACAGCGGGAGAAGGCGCTGCTTGAAATCAAAACGCCTGAGGATAAGCAGGATTTGAAGGATTTCATTGACGGTTTGGATCGGGGACCGTACACCGATATCGCGGTGGGTGTTAAAGAAGCGGTCAAGGTGCTGCAAAAAAGTGCTGACCCCAATCACGAGCCGATGATCGTTCTGCTTGCAGACGGCAATAATGATTTCAACAAAAGCTCTGGACGGACGCAAAGCGCATCGGATCAGGAGCTGAGCAAGGCGGTTGAAGAGGCGAAGGATGCGGGCATTCCCATTTACACGATCGGACTGAACGCTGATGGCAAGCTGAACAAGGCGCCGCTGGAAGAACTCGCGAACCAGACGGGGGCGAAGGCTTTCTCGACTAGCTCAGCGGATGATCTTCCACGTATACTTAGTGAAATTTTTGCCAGCCATCTGAAGCTGAAAATCGTGCCCATCCAGACCATGACGGGGACGGGCAGCTTCCAGGAAGTTACGGTCAATGTACCTAACGCGAATGTGATTGAAGCGAATATCTCAATCATGTCAGCAAAGCCAGTCGAGACAGAGCTGGTGAACCCTGCCGGGGACAAAGTAGCGGTTCCGTCGGACGAAGTGCTGTTGTCGAAGTCGAAGAGCTATTCCCTCATAAAGCTGCTGAATCCGGCCGAGGGCGATTGGAAGCTGCGGGTCAAGGGAGCCTCCAAGGATAAAATTGACATTAATCTCGTCTTCAACTACGACCTGGAGCTAGAGATGGAGCCGATTACCGCGGGAAGCTATAAGCCTGGTGACAAGGTACAGATCGGGGCGTATCTGACGAGCAACGGCCAGAAGCTGCAAACGGCCGAACTATATAAGAATATGAACGCTGTACTGCTCGCGAAGGATATGGACAGCGGTCAGACAGAGGAAATCAAGCTGAACAACACGGGCGATAAATTCGAGGGAACATTCGAAATTCCCGAAGCCCATGATTACGAGCTGAAGGTGCGCGCTGAGGAGCGCAGCTTCTATCGGGAGTCCGAGCCGCTGACAATCAGTGCTAAAGCAGCTTCCGGAGGAGCAGCTGCGACGAAGCCGACAACGCCGGCTGTCGATGAAGAGAAGAAGCCGTTTCCCTGGCTTACCGTTGTCATCTCGGCCATAGCCGCAGCTGTTCTCGCGGCAGCCGCTTACTTCATTGCGGCGGCAGTAAAAAAGGCGAACCGCCGCTTCGTTGGGCAAATCGTCATCGAAATCCGCGATGAGAATACGCATGAGAAGTCGTTCCCGCAGTACAAGAAGCTGAACGCCTTCAAGGGTAAATTCAATCTGCATCAGCTGCTGCAGCTTGCCCCGGAGCTAAAGGAGACCGAGAAGGTCGTCTTTACCCCGGCGAAAGCAGATCGGATTCTACTGCGCAACGGTTCGGCAGCTCCGGTCGAGAAGTCCGGACGGGTTGTAGATGCCAGCGCGGGATTGGAGCTGAAGAGCGGAGATAGAATTACGCTGCCGCTGCAGCATATCGATAAGACGATTTTCATAGAGTACCTGGTATAA